The Vibrio gazogenes DNA segment GATTTGGAAACCGGCAGCGTGCAAATTCTGACAAGAACTTTGCTCGATGAGTCTCCAAGTATTGCGCCTAACGGTGGTATGGTTATTTATAGTTCGATATACAATAAAACCAATGTATTATCTATGGTTTCTATTGACGGGCGATTTAAAGCCAGGTTACCAGAAACAAACGGACGCGTAAGAGCGCCGGCGTGGTCACCGTTTTTGTAATGAGTCATGATTAAAAAATAAGGAAAAGAAGATGCAACTGAATAAAGTTCTTAAAGGGCTATTGATTGCACTACCAGTACTCGCGGTTACTGCGTGTAGTTCAAGTGATGATGCAGTGAGTGCCTCAGGAAATGAGACGACGACTAACCAATCTACATCCGGCTCCGCAGAGAGCACAGATACAACTGTTGTATCACCCATGACTGATGATGGTAAGCTTTCTGAGCAGGAACAAAAAGATAAGGTTATGCAAGAGCAAACCGTATTCTTTGCTTTTGATAATTCAACAATTGCATCAGATTATAAAGATATGCTGTCAACTCATGCCTCTTATCTGAGTAAGCATCCAAGAGTTCACGTTACAATTGAAGGTCATGCCGATGAGCGTGGTACGCCTGAGTACAACATTGCTTTGGGTGAGCGCCGTGCAGAAGCTGTATATAAATACCTTCAGGCTCTTGGTGTACAAACCAGCCAAATGTCAATTGTTAGCTATGGTGAAGAAAAACCATTAGTACGTGGACATAACGAAGCTGCATACGCAAAAAACCGTCGTGCAGTGATTGTTTACTAATCTGAAGAGTTTGATTAAACATGTTCGGTAACTTAAAGCGACCAATGATGCTTATGTTACTGGTCAGTACAGCAAGCCCAGTGCTTGCTGTACCCGCTCCAGTATCGGACCTAAGTGAAGGCATGGAGCAACATGCGACTTCGGGGAGCCCTGAGACGAGAATTGATCGTCTGGAACGTCTACTTCAAAACAGTAGTCAGTTGCGAGTGCAAATGCAGCAACAGATTGATGAAATGGCGACCGAGATTCAACATCTGCGTGGTCAGGTAGAGAAGAACTCTCACGATATGGGCAAGATGCTTGATCGACAGAGAGAATTATTTGTTGAAATTGATAATCTTAGAGAAAAGCTCAATTCAAAGCGTAGTGATGGGGCACAATCAGGTTCAACAA contains these protein-coding regions:
- the pal gene encoding peptidoglycan-associated lipoprotein Pal, producing MQLNKVLKGLLIALPVLAVTACSSSDDAVSASGNETTTNQSTSGSAESTDTTVVSPMTDDGKLSEQEQKDKVMQEQTVFFAFDNSTIASDYKDMLSTHASYLSKHPRVHVTIEGHADERGTPEYNIALGERRAEAVYKYLQALGVQTSQMSIVSYGEEKPLVRGHNEAAYAKNRRAVIVY